GATCGGCAGGGCCCAGTGAACCGCAACTGACAATCATTTTCAATCGCCTGATCAACTCTCACCGCCGTGACGCATCCCACCGGCCCGAGCCCTTGCGCAAACGAAAATGATTGCCATTTACACTGACCTGGTGTCCCACACCACGATCGACGAGGCCGACACCGATCAGGACTTCCGGCGCTACCTGGCCGCGCGCGCGACATCCGTGACGGGCAGCCTCGTCGCGACGGTGGCCCTGCCCGTCCTCGTCTACCAGCTCACCGGTTCACCCGGCTGGACCTCGGCGATCGCCGTCGCCGAGGCGCTCCCCTACCTGCTGTTCGGCCTGATCGCCGGCGCGGTGGCCGATCGCGCCGACCGCCGCGCCCTCATGCTGATCGCCGATTTCGGCGGCGCCGCGCTGCTGGCCACCATCCCGGCGGCCTGGGCCTTCGGCATGCTCACCGCACCGCACGTGCTCGTGGTCGGGTTCTGCGTGCAGACCCTGTTCGTGATCTTCGACTCGGCGAACTTCGGCGCGCTGCCCACGCTCGTCGGCAAGCAGCGCCTCACCGCGGCCTACTCCAAGGTCTACGCGGCGACCACGCTCGCCGAGCTGGCGATCCCGCCGCTGACCGGCCTGCTGGTCGCGATCGTCTCGCCCGCGCCCCTGATCGCCGTCAACGTCATCACCGCGCTGGCCTCCGGCCTGCTGGTCCGCTCGATCGTCCGTCCACTGTCGACGCCGAAGGACGCCGCCGAGCGCCGCACCACGACCTCGATCCTCGCCGACATCCGGGCCGGGCTGGCCTTCCTCGCCCACCACCGGGTGGTCCGCACCCTCACCCTCGTGGGCACCACGCACTCGGTCGCCAGCGGCGCTTACGTCGCCATGCTCGTCCCGTGGGCCGATCGCGTGCTCGGCGTGCCGCCGTCGGGAGACTGGCGCATCGCGGTCCTGTTCAGCGGCTGGGGAGTCGGCGGCCTCCTCGCCTCGCGGATCGTGCCGCGCCTGAACCAGCGCTACGGCGGCGCCCGCCTGGCGCTCGGCGCGCTGCCCGTCTCGCTGCTGTGCGGCTGCGCCGTGCTGCTCAGCACGAACTGGATCGCCGCGGCGCTGTCGGCCACCGCGTGGGGAGCCGCCTACTCCACTGTGGTCATCAACTCGATCACCTACCGCCAGCAGATCAGCCCCGACGAGCTCCAGAGCCGCATCAACACGACCTGCCGAATGCTGTCCTGGGGAATCGGCATGCCGACCGGAGCCGCCCTGGCCGGAGCGGTCGCGATGTCCGGCGCAGGCCCCCGAACCGGAATCGCCACCGGAGTCCTCGTCCTCCTGATCGGAGTGATCGCCGCCTGGTGCTCACCACTACGCAAGGAACCCCGCCCCTGACCGAGCTCTCGGACCGGCCGGGATGCCGC
This portion of the Saccharopolyspora antimicrobica genome encodes:
- a CDS encoding MFS transporter, translating into MSHTTIDEADTDQDFRRYLAARATSVTGSLVATVALPVLVYQLTGSPGWTSAIAVAEALPYLLFGLIAGAVADRADRRALMLIADFGGAALLATIPAAWAFGMLTAPHVLVVGFCVQTLFVIFDSANFGALPTLVGKQRLTAAYSKVYAATTLAELAIPPLTGLLVAIVSPAPLIAVNVITALASGLLVRSIVRPLSTPKDAAERRTTTSILADIRAGLAFLAHHRVVRTLTLVGTTHSVASGAYVAMLVPWADRVLGVPPSGDWRIAVLFSGWGVGGLLASRIVPRLNQRYGGARLALGALPVSLLCGCAVLLSTNWIAAALSATAWGAAYSTVVINSITYRQQISPDELQSRINTTCRMLSWGIGMPTGAALAGAVAMSGAGPRTGIATGVLVLLIGVIAAWCSPLRKEPRP